AACTTAATGAAGCAATGGACCTCTTCAAATGTAGTTGAGCAAATGAAATTCCACTATTAATCAACAATAAACCTGAACAAAACAGTAAACCAAGGAATGGATTAAACCATTCGGATATCAAACCCGCATATCCATTAGCAAGAATCACAACAATACCAGTTAAAAGGATTCCTCCACTACTTATCCTAGCTAAGAAATGATCAGTTGTAACAGTTTGTCTTGCTGCACCGTTTACCACAAAAGCCATTGAAAGAGCTCCATCAAATAAAAGCATCCCTACAAATGCTCCCCAAATATTAGAAGAAATAGCTATAAGCAACACTCCGATTCCAGAGCAAAGCATAATTGAACCATATAGTTTATTCCAATGAACATCTTTCAAATGAGCCATCACAAATATAGCGATTAAGTTACCAATTCCAGCTCCTGAAAGTAAAATGCCTGTTTGAATAGCTGATAAGCCTAATTCCTGATTCGCTGTTATAACTACGAGAAGTGTTACCGCGTGAGTAGAAAAATTTAGAACAGAATGGTTGAATGAAATAAAGCGTTGTATTTTCGAAGAAAATAGAAGCTTTACTCCATCTAAACCCTCTCTTAGTGATTGTTTTTTGTCAATTCTATGTTCTTTGCTTCTAGAGAAGGATTTTTCACCTATTTTCAATAAGCATATACTAAAAAAAGAAAGTAGGAATGTAAAAGCATCAATTCCTAGCGTTGCAGCAACACCAATAGCTGATAGTAAAAATCCTGCTAGTATAGGTCCTATTAATGTACTGACAGCATCAGCAGCTTCTAAATAATTGTGTGCTTCAACAAGACGTTTCCTACCTGTTATCCCTGGCAATAAAGAATTTAGTGAAATTCTAAAAAATAATCCAGCTATACTAGTTACAAATAGAATAGAGCAGATGACTAGGATATTGAAGTGGTCAAAAAGAATAACCACAACAAGCAAGGTCATCGTTGTTGTACGGATGAGTTCTGCTGCAATTGCTATCCTCTTTTTAGGTCTGTTCTCTATCCATACACCTGCTGGTATTGAAAACAATAATGGGGCAATTTGAGTACTAATTGCTACCACAGCCGCTTTCATCGGTGAATCAGTAACTTGTAGAACAACCCACGGAATAACTAGATCACTAAACCTACCTCCTAAAATTGAAACAAGTTGACCCAACCATAATATAAGAAAGTTTCTTTCTCTGTACATTTGAAACACCTCTTACGAAGATTAACGCTTAACTTTTATGAAGTTACTTAAAACAACAAATTATATTACATCGCTTTACCTTCCTTGATCATTTTTTTATGGTTAGGTTACATATAAAAGAAATTTTAAAATTATAGGATTGATGTCCTGTTGTCTAATATCAATTTTCTTTAAATTGGTCATTCGCACAATCTCTCACTCCAGAATATGACACTTATTTATAAGAAATTCAAAATCTGCTTGCTCCATTAAACTGCCCTTTAACGGAATAAGATTCCTAAAAATTTATTGATTTCTCCTTTTAAATTTTAACATATTTTTCTAGTTCGTTTTAGTCTTTCTCTAATAGTCACTTCCTTCTAGAACCCCTTTCTTGAGCGATTTCTGCGATATATTTTTAGTAAAATATTCCTGTATCCTTTTTATTAATATATCTATATAATTATCTTGTTTTGATAAACTTTAAGGGGGACACATCATGAAGCATGTGTTGGCTATCTTATTTTCTATTAGTATATTATTTATTCCGATGACAGCGTTTGCAGCCATTGGACAATCTGACCTTGATGCATATCTAGCATCGATTGGTTGGACGCAAGAAGAGTTGGAAGAAGAACTATCATATGAAGGTATGACGTTAGAAGACTTTGAAACGATCCAAGAACTTCAAGACTTCATTGGTAAACCGCTAACTGAAGAGAATTTACAAGAGCTTTTAGATGCATATGAGATCACTCGTGAAGACCTGAACAGTCTACTAGTTGAATCAGGTGAATTAGAAGTCGGTCAGGACGTTCTTGAGGTCTATTCGATTTATGAATATCTTGAGGAAAATCTTGAGTTCTATTTGTTCGAAGGAACACCAATAACGGATGAATCGTTGCAAGACCTTTTGGACACATTTGAAATGACGTATGAAGAGCTTGTGGCGCTTTTTGAAGAAAATGGAGATTCCATTGACGATTATGAATTTGTTGAAGATGTAGAAGTAGCACTTATCGAATATATGTATGGAGATGAACTGCCTGGGTTTGAGGATTTGTTCACTGAATTAGGAATTACAGAAGCAGAGCTTGAGGCTCTAATGAACCATTTGATGAATCTTGATCTGGAAGATCCGATTTTCGAACAGAAAATGGACGAACTCTCGAATCGCATGATCGCTTTAGGAGATTTTGAAAGTGCAG
This Pseudalkalibacillus berkeleyi DNA region includes the following protein-coding sequences:
- a CDS encoding MFS transporter, producing the protein MYRERNFLILWLGQLVSILGGRFSDLVIPWVVLQVTDSPMKAAVVAISTQIAPLLFSIPAGVWIENRPKKRIAIAAELIRTTTMTLLVVVILFDHFNILVICSILFVTSIAGLFFRISLNSLLPGITGRKRLVEAHNYLEAADAVSTLIGPILAGFLLSAIGVAATLGIDAFTFLLSFFSICLLKIGEKSFSRSKEHRIDKKQSLREGLDGVKLLFSSKIQRFISFNHSVLNFSTHAVTLLVVITANQELGLSAIQTGILLSGAGIGNLIAIFVMAHLKDVHWNKLYGSIMLCSGIGVLLIAISSNIWGAFVGMLLFDGALSMAFVVNGAARQTVTTDHFLARISSGGILLTGIVVILANGYAGLISEWFNPFLGLLFCSGLLLINSGISFAQLHLKRSIASLSFYE
- a CDS encoding processed acidic surface protein, with the protein product MKHVLAILFSISILFIPMTAFAAIGQSDLDAYLASIGWTQEELEEELSYEGMTLEDFETIQELQDFIGKPLTEENLQELLDAYEITREDLNSLLVESGELEVGQDVLEVYSIYEYLEENLEFYLFEGTPITDESLQDLLDTFEMTYEELVALFEENGDSIDDYEFVEDVEVALIEYMYGDELPGFEDLFTELGITEAELEALMNHLMNLDLEDPIFEQKMDELSNRMIALGDFESAEDLTKEQIVEMADIMTEMFNLFQLDAKFYLSSNGKTEPVTLSQLLSMSEKEASGYDLLIELYDHNGVFILDMLLTADMVNSDLIEETAKDLNMAETTANKVIHKPVTKTEKGAKMPKTAGNYMESSLYGIGFILIGWMVIRRLRMKSVA